In the genome of Streptomyces pactum, one region contains:
- a CDS encoding ABC transporter ATP-binding protein has translation MTAEEPTPAPAAGTAAPREPILEVRDLAKLYPLTQGIVLKKKIGAVRAVDTVSFDLGRGETLGVVGESGCGKSTLARLLVHLERPTSGTIRFKGEDVTRLSGRALKAVRRNIQMVFQDPYTSLNPRMTVGDIIGEPFEIHPEVAPKGDRRRRVQELLDVVGLNPEYINRYPHQFSGGQRQRIGIARGLALRPEIIVADEPVSALDVSVQAQVVNLLERLQDEFDLSYLFIAHDLSVVRHISDRVAVMYLGRFVEIGTDAQIYRHPTHPYTQALLSAVPVPDPAARAGRERILLSGDVPSPANPPSGCRFRTRCWKARERCAEQVPLLAVPTLFRNTGAPVDHPSACHFAEERPVVPGPGGRPPAPAGRGGPPGAGGARPDGEPPSNSPNDP, from the coding sequence ATGACCGCTGAGGAGCCCACCCCGGCCCCGGCCGCCGGCACCGCCGCGCCGCGCGAGCCGATCCTCGAAGTCCGCGACCTCGCCAAGCTCTACCCGCTCACCCAGGGCATCGTCCTCAAGAAGAAGATCGGCGCGGTTCGGGCCGTGGACACCGTCTCCTTCGACCTGGGGCGCGGCGAGACGCTGGGGGTGGTGGGCGAGTCCGGGTGCGGCAAGTCCACCCTCGCCCGGCTCCTGGTCCACCTGGAGCGGCCCACGTCCGGGACCATCCGCTTCAAGGGCGAGGACGTGACCCGGCTGTCCGGGCGCGCGCTGAAGGCGGTCCGCCGCAACATCCAGATGGTCTTCCAGGACCCGTACACCTCGCTCAACCCGCGGATGACGGTCGGCGACATCATCGGGGAGCCGTTCGAGATCCACCCCGAGGTGGCCCCCAAGGGCGACCGGCGCCGCCGGGTCCAGGAACTCCTCGACGTGGTCGGCCTCAACCCCGAGTACATCAACCGCTACCCGCACCAGTTCTCCGGCGGCCAGCGGCAGCGCATCGGCATCGCCCGCGGTCTCGCGCTGCGCCCGGAGATCATCGTCGCCGACGAGCCGGTCTCCGCGCTCGACGTCTCGGTCCAGGCCCAGGTGGTGAACCTGCTGGAGCGGCTGCAGGACGAGTTCGACCTCTCCTACCTCTTCATCGCCCACGACCTGTCGGTGGTGCGGCACATCTCCGACCGGGTCGCGGTGATGTACCTGGGGCGCTTCGTCGAGATCGGCACCGACGCGCAGATCTACCGGCACCCCACCCACCCGTACACCCAGGCGCTGCTCTCCGCGGTGCCGGTGCCCGACCCGGCGGCCCGGGCCGGCCGCGAGCGCATCCTGCTGTCGGGGGACGTGCCGTCACCGGCCAACCCGCCCTCCGGCTGCCGGTTCCGCACCCGCTGCTGGAAGGCGCGCGAGCGGTGCGCGGAACAGGTTCCGCTGCTCGCCGTACCCACCCTCTTCCGGAACACCGGCGCCCCGGTCGACCACCCGTCGGCCTGCCACTTCGCCGAGGAGCGGCCGGTGGTCCCGGGACCGGGGGGACGTCCGCCCGCCCCGGCGGGGCGCGGCGGACCACCGGGGGCGGGCGGCGCGCGGCCGGATGGCGAGCCCCCCTCCAACTCGCCCAACGACCCCTGA
- a CDS encoding lamin tail domain-containing protein, which produces MRIRAVLPAVTAAAALAVTLLPAASAHAAPHQGGLHLGYIQYDSPGRDTRTNSSLNAEWVNIHNNSSSAIQLKGYKLKDNTGYTYTFGSYRIGAGKTVKVRTGKGTNGAGVVYWGRGSYVWNNTGDKARLIKPNGVLRDSCSWTGREGGAKNCH; this is translated from the coding sequence TTGCGCATACGCGCCGTCCTGCCCGCCGTCACCGCCGCCGCCGCGCTCGCCGTGACGCTGCTGCCGGCCGCCTCCGCCCACGCCGCCCCGCACCAGGGCGGGCTGCACCTGGGCTACATCCAGTACGACAGCCCGGGCCGGGACACCCGTACCAACAGTTCGCTCAACGCCGAGTGGGTCAACATCCACAACAACAGCAGCTCGGCGATCCAGCTGAAGGGCTACAAGCTCAAGGACAACACCGGCTACACCTACACCTTCGGCAGCTACCGGATCGGTGCCGGGAAGACCGTCAAGGTCCGCACCGGCAAGGGCACCAACGGCGCCGGCGTCGTGTACTGGGGCCGCGGTTCGTACGTGTGGAACAACACCGGCGACAAGGCCCGGCTGATCAAGCCCAACGGCGTCCTGCGCGACTCGTGCTCCTGGACCGGGCGCGAGGGCGGCGCGAAGAACTGCCACTGA
- a CDS encoding SRPBCC family protein → MTPTSTEFAYVTAIRTTPERLWRALTDPADIRRYHEGTGPDSDWTPGAPVRWRMSPDAEYRDYGQRVLAAEPRRRLSYTWHNYEPEIAALFGWSDEKLAELRQERISKVTFEISPLGAEVTRLAVVHDDFEPGSEMLKGVSEGWPLILSSLKTLLETGEPLPPLDFSATEA, encoded by the coding sequence ATGACCCCCACCAGCACCGAGTTCGCGTACGTCACGGCCATCCGCACCACCCCCGAACGGCTGTGGCGGGCCCTGACCGACCCCGCCGACATCCGCCGCTACCACGAGGGCACCGGCCCCGACTCCGACTGGACCCCCGGCGCCCCGGTGCGCTGGCGGATGAGCCCCGACGCCGAGTACCGCGACTACGGCCAGCGGGTCCTGGCGGCCGAACCCCGCCGCCGGCTCTCCTACACCTGGCACAACTACGAACCCGAGATCGCCGCCCTCTTCGGCTGGAGCGACGAGAAGCTGGCCGAACTCCGCCAGGAGCGGATCTCCAAGGTCACCTTCGAGATCAGCCCGCTCGGCGCCGAGGTCACCCGACTGGCCGTGGTGCACGACGACTTCGAGCCGGGCAGCGAGATGCTGAAGGGCGTCAGCGAGGGGTGGCCGCTCATCCTGTCCAGCCTCAAGACCCTGCTGGAAACGGGCGAGCCCCTGCCGCCCCTGGACTTCTCCGCCACCGAGGCCTGA
- a CDS encoding ABC transporter ATP-binding protein, protein MTEELLVARKLVKHFPVMGGFPFRRRVGSVHAVDGIDLTVHEGESFGLVGESGCGKSTTGRLLTRLLEPTSGTLHYRGQDITHAGRRALAPVRSQIQMIFQDPYSSLNPRQTVGTIISGPMEINGIRPPGGREKRVRELLETVGLSPEHYNRFPHEFSGGQRQRIGVARALALEPRLIVADEPVSALDVSIQAQVVNLLKDLQRDLGIAFVFIAHDLAVVRHFSQRVAVMYLGKVVEVGDREAIYARPRHPYTHALLSAVPEADALIDAGPPGAASPGAAWAGDASAGDAPGAAPPGRPARRERIRLTGDVPSPVHVPSGCRFRTRCWKAEEICAREEPPLVRLAGNADGHLTACHLPEPVPEAFGTGSAVPTAPVGDPGGYQ, encoded by the coding sequence ATGACCGAGGAACTCCTCGTGGCACGGAAACTGGTGAAGCACTTCCCCGTCATGGGGGGCTTCCCGTTCAGACGGCGGGTCGGGTCGGTGCACGCGGTGGACGGCATCGACCTGACCGTCCACGAGGGCGAGAGCTTCGGGCTGGTCGGCGAGTCGGGCTGCGGCAAGTCCACCACCGGCCGGCTGCTGACCCGGCTGCTGGAGCCGACCTCGGGGACCCTCCACTACCGGGGCCAGGACATCACCCACGCGGGGCGCCGCGCCCTGGCGCCGGTCCGCTCCCAGATCCAGATGATCTTCCAGGACCCCTACTCGTCGCTCAACCCGAGGCAGACGGTGGGCACGATCATCTCCGGCCCGATGGAGATCAACGGCATCCGGCCGCCCGGCGGCCGGGAGAAGCGGGTCCGCGAACTGCTGGAGACCGTGGGGCTCAGCCCCGAGCACTACAACCGCTTCCCGCACGAGTTCTCCGGCGGCCAGCGCCAGCGCATCGGCGTCGCCCGCGCCCTGGCGCTGGAGCCCCGGCTGATCGTCGCCGACGAACCGGTCTCGGCGCTGGACGTCTCCATCCAGGCCCAGGTGGTCAACCTGCTCAAGGACCTCCAGCGCGACCTGGGCATCGCCTTCGTCTTCATCGCCCACGACCTGGCGGTGGTGCGGCACTTCTCGCAGCGGGTGGCGGTGATGTACCTGGGGAAGGTCGTGGAGGTCGGTGACCGGGAGGCGATCTACGCCCGGCCGCGGCACCCGTACACCCACGCGCTGCTCTCCGCCGTGCCCGAGGCCGACGCGCTGATCGACGCCGGGCCGCCCGGCGCCGCCTCGCCCGGCGCCGCCTGGGCCGGGGACGCCTCGGCCGGGGACGCCCCCGGCGCCGCCCCGCCCGGCCGCCCCGCCCGCCGCGAACGCATCCGCCTCACCGGCGACGTGCCCTCCCCCGTCCACGTCCCCTCCGGCTGCCGCTTCCGCACCCGCTGCTGGAAGGCGGAGGAGATCTGCGCCCGTGAGGAGCCGCCGCTGGTGCGGCTGGCAGGGAACGCCGACGGCCACCTGACGGCCTGCCACCTCCCGGAGCCCGTCCCTGAGGCATTCGGGACCGGCTCCGCGGTGCCGACCGCACCGGTGGGTGACCCGGGCGGATATCAGTAA
- a CDS encoding ABC transporter permease, producing MLRFLLRRTLGAIVIVLLISAITFFLFFALPSEPAQLACGKNCGPDALALINENLGLDDPVPVQYWHYLVGIFAGRDFDIGHCSAPCLGYSFRNSQPVWETILDRYPTTLSLAFGGAVVFLVIGVSIGMIAAARRGTLTDKFFSSLSLIGNSLQIYFVGTIALWLLVDSWGLIPRPEYFPFTDDPLRWAGGMLLPWLVLSIIFIANYSRMTRSQMIEQLNEDHVRTARAKGMSGRTVFFRYAWRGAMAPIVTIVGIDMGSLFGGAMVTEFTFTLHGLGRLAVESVAEKDLPMLMGVMLFSCTAIVVANIIVDALYAVIDPRVRLA from the coding sequence ATGCTCCGATTCCTGCTGCGCCGCACCCTCGGCGCGATCGTCATCGTCCTGCTGATCAGCGCCATCACGTTCTTCCTCTTCTTCGCCCTGCCCTCCGAACCGGCCCAGCTGGCCTGCGGGAAGAACTGCGGGCCGGACGCCCTGGCGCTGATCAACGAGAACCTGGGGCTGGACGACCCGGTCCCGGTGCAGTACTGGCACTACCTGGTGGGGATCTTCGCCGGCCGGGACTTCGACATCGGGCACTGCTCCGCGCCGTGCCTGGGCTACTCGTTCCGCAACTCCCAGCCGGTGTGGGAGACCATCCTCGACCGCTACCCGACCACCCTGTCCCTGGCGTTCGGCGGGGCGGTGGTCTTCCTGGTCATCGGGGTCTCCATCGGCATGATCGCCGCCGCCCGCCGCGGCACCCTCACCGACAAGTTCTTCAGTTCGCTCTCCCTGATCGGCAACTCGCTGCAGATCTACTTCGTGGGCACCATCGCGCTGTGGCTGCTGGTGGACTCCTGGGGGCTGATCCCGCGCCCGGAGTACTTCCCGTTCACCGACGATCCGCTGCGGTGGGCCGGGGGGATGCTGCTGCCCTGGCTGGTGCTGTCGATCATCTTCATCGCCAACTACAGCCGGATGACCCGCTCCCAGATGATCGAGCAGCTGAACGAGGACCACGTGCGGACCGCCCGCGCCAAGGGCATGTCGGGCCGCACGGTCTTCTTCCGGTACGCCTGGCGCGGCGCGATGGCGCCCATCGTCACCATCGTCGGCATCGACATGGGGTCGCTGTTCGGCGGCGCGATGGTCACCGAGTTCACCTTCACGCTGCACGGGCTGGGCCGGCTCGCGGTGGAGTCGGTGGCGGAGAAGGACCTGCCGATGCTGATGGGCGTGATGCTCTTCAGCTGCACCGCGATCGTCGTGGCCAACATCATCGTGGACGCGCTGTACGCGGTCATCGACCCGCGCGTACGCCTCGCCTAG
- a CDS encoding ABC transporter substrate-binding protein, translated as MTSPSSSFRQRVRPAVVAVAAGALVLTACSSGGGGSGGTDATPRSGPDKNRAENYSLGSKADSTGPAAPVPGARKGGTVNVLQRDAFTYLDPAQIYYADQLTAQTLYNRTLTTYKIDANGKVTLVGDLATDTGTPSDGGRTWTYTLKKGLKFEDGSPITSADVRQSVERLYAKWATDGPQFIPQWLSGAGQSFREALPDGPYKGDHLPADVLDTPDDRTVVFHFKEPHADTPYAVAMPNIGAVPDEPGKDPGQAYDRRPLSSGPYKIGTQKAGKQLVLVRNDRWDPKTDPVRHQYPDRFDIRFGVQEPDSSRRLLAGRGSDRNAMSFTNAVTVETGPTVLKDASAKDRTFNEVQPYVDYMAINMSRITDRKVRQALAYALPNAQILGQLGGPRAGQVAGNLLAPSLAGWKDIDPYRKKKFPAGDVATARKLLKEAGKEGQKIVYAYPNTTEYQKISVVVTQALERAGFSVEKKEIDSNNYSTEISKVDNTFDIYRASWGADWPVGSTVVPPLFDGRNVSDGNQNYWHLRNGEVDAEIDRISRITDVEKAAAQWVALAEKILVEDVPAVPIFYNRQWSIWGEGIGGVKYHSVYGTADPRSVFVR; from the coding sequence ATGACGTCACCCTCGTCATCCTTCAGACAGCGGGTACGGCCGGCCGTGGTCGCCGTGGCGGCCGGGGCCCTGGTCCTCACCGCGTGCAGCAGCGGCGGAGGCGGCAGCGGCGGTACGGACGCCACGCCCCGGTCCGGCCCGGACAAGAACCGGGCGGAGAACTACTCGCTGGGCAGCAAGGCCGACTCCACCGGCCCGGCCGCCCCGGTGCCCGGCGCCCGGAAGGGCGGCACGGTCAACGTCCTGCAGCGCGACGCCTTCACCTATCTGGACCCGGCCCAGATCTACTACGCCGACCAGCTCACCGCGCAGACCCTGTACAACCGGACGCTGACCACGTACAAGATCGACGCGAACGGCAAGGTGACCCTCGTCGGCGACCTGGCCACCGACACCGGCACCCCCTCCGACGGCGGCCGGACCTGGACCTACACCCTGAAGAAGGGGCTGAAGTTCGAGGACGGCTCACCGATCACCTCCGCCGACGTGCGGCAGAGCGTCGAGCGGCTCTACGCCAAGTGGGCCACCGACGGGCCGCAGTTCATTCCGCAGTGGCTCTCCGGCGCCGGGCAGTCCTTCCGCGAGGCGCTGCCGGACGGCCCGTACAAGGGCGACCACCTGCCCGCCGACGTGCTGGACACCCCCGACGACCGGACGGTGGTGTTCCACTTCAAGGAGCCGCACGCGGACACCCCGTACGCGGTGGCGATGCCCAACATCGGAGCGGTGCCCGACGAACCGGGCAAGGACCCCGGGCAGGCCTACGACCGCCGCCCGCTGTCCTCCGGCCCGTACAAGATCGGCACCCAGAAGGCGGGCAAGCAGCTGGTGCTGGTCCGCAACGACCGGTGGGACCCGAAGACCGACCCGGTGCGCCACCAGTACCCGGACCGGTTCGACATCCGCTTCGGGGTGCAGGAGCCGGACTCCTCCCGGCGGCTGCTGGCCGGGCGGGGCAGCGACCGGAACGCCATGTCGTTCACCAACGCCGTCACCGTGGAGACCGGCCCGACCGTCCTGAAGGACGCCTCGGCCAAGGACCGCACCTTCAACGAGGTGCAGCCGTACGTGGACTACATGGCCATCAACATGTCGCGGATCACGGACCGGAAGGTCCGGCAGGCGCTGGCGTACGCGCTGCCCAACGCGCAGATCCTCGGCCAGCTCGGCGGCCCGCGCGCCGGCCAGGTGGCGGGCAACCTGCTGGCCCCGTCGCTGGCGGGGTGGAAGGACATCGACCCGTACCGGAAGAAGAAGTTCCCGGCCGGTGACGTCGCCACGGCCCGGAAACTGCTGAAGGAGGCCGGCAAGGAGGGCCAGAAGATCGTCTACGCGTACCCGAACACCACCGAGTACCAGAAGATCTCGGTGGTGGTCACCCAGGCGCTGGAGCGGGCCGGGTTCAGCGTGGAGAAGAAGGAGATCGACTCCAACAACTACTCCACCGAGATCTCCAAGGTGGACAACACCTTCGACATCTACCGGGCCTCCTGGGGCGCCGACTGGCCGGTCGGCTCCACCGTGGTGCCGCCGCTGTTCGACGGCCGCAACGTCTCCGACGGCAACCAGAACTACTGGCACCTGCGCAACGGTGAGGTGGACGCGGAGATCGACCGGATCAGCCGGATCACCGACGTGGAGAAGGCAGCCGCCCAGTGGGTGGCGCTCGCGGAGAAGATCCTGGTCGAGGACGTCCCGGCGGTCCCGATCTTCTACAACCGGCAGTGGTCCATCTGGGGCGAGGGCATCGGCGGGGTGAAGTACCACTCCGTCTACGGCACCGCCGACCCCCGGAGCGTGTTCGTCAGGTAG
- a CDS encoding ABC transporter permease: MTSPSRAGESPAASAGAAAPVADAAAGLPSPAEGRSPGRLMWRRFTRDRTGVISACVVLVFFALALLAPVISWLYGKNPYTTYGLDRPGLLNEFSYPVKPNGGIDGEFWFGIEPQLGRDVFTQLLYGIRTSLLIATAVTVLCVITGIVVGVTAGYLGGRTDYFLGRFIDLLLAFPAQLSFVAFTPVVYALFVSEEEETSTALRVVTLILVMWALGWMGLARLLRGQVLSLREREFIEAAKVTGASPWRIIRKELLPNLWTPILVQSTLMLPAFVTAEAGLSYLGVGIVEPTPDWGRMFATGARHYQNDITYMFFPGIAMVIFVVAFNLLGDSVRDAFDPKTKR, from the coding sequence ATGACGAGTCCGTCCCGGGCGGGGGAATCCCCGGCGGCTTCCGCCGGGGCGGCGGCACCGGTCGCCGACGCCGCCGCCGGTCTTCCGTCCCCGGCCGAGGGCCGCTCCCCCGGCCGGCTGATGTGGCGCCGCTTCACCCGTGACCGCACCGGGGTGATCTCCGCCTGCGTGGTGCTGGTCTTCTTCGCGCTGGCGCTGCTGGCCCCGGTGATCTCCTGGCTGTACGGGAAGAACCCGTACACCACCTACGGGCTCGACCGGCCGGGGCTGCTCAACGAGTTCTCGTACCCGGTCAAGCCGAACGGGGGCATCGACGGGGAGTTCTGGTTCGGCATCGAACCGCAGCTGGGGCGGGACGTCTTCACCCAGCTGCTGTACGGCATCCGCACCTCGCTGCTGATCGCCACCGCGGTGACCGTGCTGTGCGTGATCACCGGGATCGTGGTGGGGGTGACCGCCGGGTACCTCGGCGGGCGGACCGACTACTTCCTGGGCCGGTTCATCGACCTGCTGCTGGCGTTCCCCGCCCAGCTGTCGTTCGTGGCGTTCACCCCGGTGGTCTACGCCCTGTTCGTCAGCGAGGAGGAGGAGACCTCCACCGCGCTGCGGGTGGTCACCCTGATCCTGGTGATGTGGGCGCTGGGCTGGATGGGGCTGGCCCGGCTCCTGCGCGGCCAGGTGCTCAGCCTGCGGGAGAGGGAGTTCATCGAGGCAGCCAAGGTCACCGGCGCCTCACCCTGGCGGATCATCCGCAAGGAGCTGCTGCCGAACCTGTGGACCCCGATCCTGGTCCAGTCGACGCTGATGCTGCCGGCCTTCGTGACCGCCGAGGCCGGGCTGTCCTACCTCGGGGTCGGCATCGTGGAGCCGACCCCCGACTGGGGCCGGATGTTCGCCACCGGCGCCCGCCACTACCAGAACGACATCACCTACATGTTCTTCCCCGGCATCGCCATGGTGATCTTCGTGGTCGCCTTCAACCTGCTGGGGGACTCGGTCCGGGACGCGTTCGATCCGAAGACGAAGCGCTAG
- a CDS encoding S9 family peptidase, with protein sequence MTQQTTGVPSFPRQHARTQRFTLGTPRAFTVSPDDARVVFLRSRTGTDRANLLWVLDLAEGREFPAADPAELLGGAREELSAEERARRERSREGAAGVVGYAVDRAVETAAFALSGRLFRADLRTGAAAELPVPGPVVDPRPSPDGCRIGYLAGGALRVVDADGGGDRALAEPESPTVGYGAAEFIAAEEMDRTRGFWWSPDGESLLVARVDDAPVRRWWIADPARPAEPPAEVAYPAAGTPNAEVRLFLMGLDGARTEVVWDRDRHPYLARVHWSAYGPPLLLVQARDQRSQAYLTVDTGTGRTATLHTEEDPDWLDLFPGVPAWTPDGRLVRITDRPAGPDGTPGGRVLMVGDRELTTAELHVRAVLDVGAEDVLFSASQGGADRSADRPGEIRVYRAPFGPAGGDADPNGVRGADGAGRTAAAGPGDKPAGWEPISEDTAPMVESAVRGTRVLVRSYATVDGPGARHEVVRPGDGTDDRRPVPIASHAERPLIEARPRLVCAGEHRIPCAVLLPRDHRPADGPLPVLMDPYGGPHGQRVVAAHNAHLTSQWFADQGFAVIVADGRGTPGRSPAWEKAIRDDFAGVTLEDQVAALHALAADHPLDLDRVAIRGWSYGGYLAGLAVLRRPDVFHAGIVGAPVTDFRLYDTHYTERYLGHPDEQPAVYAANSLVTDEGLVEAAGPARPMMIVHGLADDNVVVAHSLRLSSALLAAGRPHEVLPLTGVTHMTPQEQVAENLLLLQVDFLKRALGLPRHEA encoded by the coding sequence ATGACACAGCAGACGACCGGAGTTCCGTCGTTCCCCCGGCAGCACGCCCGCACGCAGCGGTTCACCCTGGGCACCCCCCGCGCCTTCACCGTCTCCCCGGATGACGCGCGGGTGGTCTTCCTCCGTTCCCGCACGGGTACGGATCGAGCCAATCTGCTGTGGGTCCTCGACCTCGCGGAGGGACGGGAGTTCCCGGCCGCGGACCCGGCGGAGCTGCTGGGCGGGGCGCGCGAGGAGCTGTCCGCCGAGGAGCGGGCGCGGCGCGAACGCAGCCGCGAGGGCGCGGCCGGCGTGGTCGGGTACGCGGTGGACCGGGCCGTGGAGACGGCTGCGTTCGCGCTCTCCGGACGGTTGTTCCGGGCCGACCTGCGGACCGGCGCGGCGGCCGAACTGCCGGTGCCGGGCCCGGTGGTGGACCCCCGGCCCTCCCCGGACGGCTGCCGGATCGGCTACCTGGCCGGCGGTGCGCTGCGGGTGGTGGACGCCGACGGCGGCGGTGACCGGGCGCTGGCCGAACCGGAGTCGCCCACCGTCGGCTACGGGGCGGCCGAGTTCATCGCCGCCGAGGAGATGGACCGCACCCGGGGCTTCTGGTGGTCACCGGACGGGGAGTCGCTGCTGGTCGCCCGGGTGGACGACGCCCCGGTGCGGCGCTGGTGGATCGCCGACCCGGCCCGGCCCGCCGAACCGCCGGCCGAGGTCGCCTACCCGGCGGCGGGCACGCCCAACGCCGAGGTGCGGCTGTTCCTGATGGGCCTGGACGGGGCCCGGACCGAGGTGGTGTGGGACCGGGACCGCCACCCCTACCTGGCCCGGGTGCACTGGTCGGCGTACGGCCCGCCGCTGCTGCTGGTGCAGGCCCGCGACCAGCGCTCGCAGGCGTACCTCACGGTGGACACCGGCACCGGCCGGACCGCGACGCTGCACACCGAGGAGGACCCGGACTGGCTCGATCTTTTCCCCGGGGTGCCCGCGTGGACGCCGGACGGCCGGCTGGTGCGGATCACCGACCGGCCGGCGGGTCCGGACGGCACGCCCGGCGGCCGGGTGCTGATGGTCGGGGACCGGGAGCTGACCACGGCGGAACTCCACGTGCGCGCGGTGCTCGACGTGGGGGCGGAGGACGTGCTGTTCTCCGCGTCACAGGGCGGGGCGGACCGGTCGGCGGACCGGCCGGGCGAGATCAGGGTGTACCGGGCGCCGTTCGGGCCCGCGGGCGGGGACGCGGACCCGAACGGTGTCCGAGGGGCGGACGGCGCGGGCCGGACCGCCGCGGCCGGGCCCGGCGACAAGCCGGCCGGCTGGGAGCCGATCAGCGAGGACACCGCGCCGATGGTCGAGTCGGCGGTGCGCGGCACCCGGGTCCTGGTGCGCTCGTACGCCACTGTGGACGGCCCGGGCGCCCGGCATGAGGTGGTCCGCCCCGGGGACGGGACGGACGACCGGCGGCCGGTGCCGATCGCCTCCCACGCCGAGCGCCCGCTGATCGAGGCCCGGCCCCGGCTGGTGTGCGCCGGTGAACACCGGATCCCCTGCGCGGTGCTGCTGCCCCGTGACCACCGCCCGGCGGACGGGCCGCTCCCGGTGCTGATGGACCCGTACGGCGGGCCGCACGGGCAGCGGGTGGTGGCCGCGCACAACGCGCACCTGACCTCGCAGTGGTTCGCCGACCAGGGGTTCGCGGTGATCGTCGCGGACGGCCGGGGCACCCCGGGGCGCTCCCCCGCCTGGGAGAAGGCGATCCGCGACGACTTCGCCGGGGTGACCCTGGAGGACCAGGTGGCCGCCCTGCACGCGCTCGCCGCGGATCACCCGCTGGACCTGGACCGGGTGGCCATCCGGGGCTGGTCGTACGGCGGTTACCTGGCCGGGCTGGCGGTGCTCCGCCGGCCGGACGTGTTCCACGCGGGCATCGTCGGCGCGCCGGTCACCGACTTCCGGCTCTACGACACCCATTACACCGAGCGGTACCTGGGCCACCCGGACGAGCAGCCCGCCGTCTACGCGGCCAACTCGCTGGTCACCGACGAGGGTCTGGTGGAGGCCGCCGGACCGGCCCGGCCGATGATGATCGTGCACGGGCTGGCCGACGACAACGTGGTGGTGGCGCACTCGCTGCGGCTGTCCTCCGCGCTGCTCGCGGCGGGCCGCCCGCACGAGGTGCTGCCGCTGACCGGGGTCACCCACATGACCCCGCAGGAGCAGGTCGCCGAGAACCTGCTGCTGCTCCAGGTGGACTTCCTCAAGCGGGCCCTGGGGCTGCCCCGGCACGAGGCCTGA
- the mshB gene encoding N-acetyl-1-D-myo-inositol-2-amino-2-deoxy-alpha-D-glucopyranoside deacetylase produces the protein MVHAHPDDESINNGATMARYAAEGVRVTLVTCTLGEEGEVIPAGLAHLAADREGGLGAYRAGELAAAMRELGVTDHRFLGGQGRFRDSGMMGLEQNHRPGAFWRADVDEAAAHLVEVIRQVRPQVLVTYDPNGGYGHPDHIQAHRVAMRGAELAAERAFRRDLGDPHEISRVFWNCVPRPVVEEAFARLRAVVPQPFPGVGAPSDVPGVVDEDEVTTVIDGTAYGAAKAAAMRAHATQIEVAEPWFALSNGLGQPLLTTEYYRLARGTAAAGIEHDLFAGVTR, from the coding sequence CTGGTGCACGCGCACCCGGACGACGAGTCGATCAACAACGGCGCCACCATGGCCCGGTACGCGGCCGAGGGGGTGCGGGTCACCCTGGTGACCTGCACCCTCGGCGAGGAGGGTGAGGTCATCCCGGCCGGGCTGGCCCACCTGGCCGCCGACCGCGAGGGCGGCCTGGGCGCGTACCGCGCCGGCGAGCTGGCCGCCGCCATGCGCGAGCTTGGCGTGACCGACCACCGCTTCCTGGGCGGGCAGGGCCGGTTCCGCGACTCCGGGATGATGGGTCTGGAGCAGAACCACCGCCCCGGCGCCTTCTGGCGCGCCGACGTGGACGAGGCGGCGGCCCACCTCGTCGAGGTCATCCGCCAGGTGCGGCCCCAGGTACTGGTCACCTATGACCCGAACGGCGGATACGGCCACCCCGACCACATCCAGGCGCACCGGGTCGCGATGCGCGGCGCCGAACTCGCCGCCGAACGGGCCTTCCGCCGCGACCTCGGCGACCCGCACGAGATCTCCCGCGTCTTCTGGAACTGCGTCCCCCGGCCGGTGGTCGAGGAGGCCTTCGCCCGGCTGCGCGCGGTGGTCCCGCAGCCCTTCCCCGGCGTCGGCGCGCCGTCCGACGTCCCGGGCGTGGTGGACGAGGACGAGGTGACCACGGTGATCGACGGCACCGCGTACGGGGCCGCCAAGGCCGCGGCGATGCGCGCCCACGCCACCCAGATCGAGGTCGCCGAGCCGTGGTTCGCGCTCTCCAACGGGCTGGGGCAGCCGCTGCTGACCACCGAGTACTACCGGCTGGCGCGCGGCACCGCGGCCGCCGGGATCGAGCACGACCTGTTCGCGGGGGTGACCCGATGA
- a CDS encoding DUF6113 family protein: protein MPPSGAARALRAGAYLLLAVLGVLTGIAGALVQAAWFPGGLLLALLGLTAVTYGGVQLTRTRMGGVIPAAGWAVVVLFLTTTRPEGDYVFAVGTGTYVFLLGGMVAGVMCATMPKVPQPGGRYVRLGK from the coding sequence GTGCCGCCGAGCGGCGCGGCCCGCGCGCTGCGCGCCGGGGCGTACCTGCTCCTCGCGGTGCTGGGCGTGCTGACCGGCATCGCCGGAGCGCTGGTCCAAGCCGCCTGGTTCCCGGGCGGGTTGCTGCTGGCGCTGCTCGGGCTGACGGCCGTCACCTACGGCGGGGTGCAGCTGACCCGCACCCGGATGGGCGGGGTGATCCCCGCCGCCGGCTGGGCCGTCGTGGTGCTGTTCCTCACCACCACCCGGCCGGAGGGTGACTACGTCTTCGCCGTCGGGACCGGCACCTACGTCTTCCTGCTGGGCGGGATGGTGGCCGGTGTGATGTGCGCCACGATGCCGAAGGTGCCGCAACCGGGCGGCCGTTACGTCCGACTTGGTAAGTGA